A window of Rhodopirellula islandica genomic DNA:
AATATTGACCATCGCGACTGAACCGAATCGATTGTGGAATGCCTTCCTCAAAAGGCAGCACACCCAACAATTCAGCCGTCTCCGTGTGATACAGCGAAATTTGCTTTTGACCGGCGAGAGCCACCAAGGGTGCCCAAGGACTGGCGCCAATCGCAGTGGTCGCTGCGGCCCGCTGCGTCACCACGGGAACGCGTTGCGGCAAAGCCTCCGGCATGGGCGGAGGACCTTCCGGACGTCCGCTCGTGGAGGCCACAAATGCCAACGCGTTTTTCTTCTTTGCTTTCGCCTTGGACCCAGAATTTTCCAGAATGCCGCCTTCGATCCATGACCGGATCACCTGCAATTGCTCAGCAGGAAGTTTCGGTTGGCTGGGAGGCATCACCGGGGTGTCATCGTGATTGACCAATTGCCAAAGCCGGCTGGTTTCGGCATCGCCATCGTCATAGACAATCTCCCCGCTGCCGCCGCCTTCCATCATTGCACCGTAAGAATCCATCGCCAAACCACCGCGTTTATCGCTTTGGCTGTGACAGTTCAAACAGTGCTGACGAAGGATCGGTTTGACATGGTCTTCGAAGGTCACCTTCGCTGGTTCGTCGGTTGACTTGGCATCTGCCGCGAACACGCCAGCAGACGAACCAACCCATAGAACACTTGCCAGCGACAAGGCCACGTTTCCGAACCGTGTTGAACGCGTTCGCTTCATTGGAAGATGCAACATCATGAGATTGACTGATTGGGAATGAAAGCGGGATCAGTGGTTGAAGACGAATTCGCGGCCGTTCAAGACCGCCCAAAAAACGTCTTCCATGACCGCCTGAGGCTTCGCCCCTTCTTCGGCGAGCAACGTCTTGACCGATTCGCGTTCCTCTGGCGATGGATCGCGACTGAGAGCTCGGCGATAGATGCGATCAAGGACCGCAATCGGTTCCAGCTTCTCATCGTTCATCCAACGTTTGATCAGTCCACCACCCACAATTTTATTGTGCACGGAACTGCCGTTGAGCAGGTGCAATGCCTGCGACAACGATGGATCGGTCGTGGCTTCGCAATCACACACGGTTGCTCGAGCCGAACGGCCAAAGGTCGTCAAGAAGTAGTTCGAGGTGGCACCATCCGAGATTTGCACCGCACGACTTCCGAGCGGCAAACCGCTGAACTTCTCAGGGCTTTCGGTCACCTGACAGATGCAATCCAACAGGCTCTCCGCAGGCACACGGCGAATCGTTGCGTGGGCGTAATTTCGCGAATCGTGACCATTGGACTCGTTCGTTTTCGCACTGCGTCCATAAGCACGGCTGGTGCAAATGTCCCGCACAAGTTTGCGAAAGTCGTAGTTGTACTCGACCAATTTCTCGCCCATCTCGTCGAACAACTCCGGGTTGCTCGGCGGGTTGCTGACCCGAATGTCATCGACCGGATCGACCAAGCCTGACCCCATGAAGTGGGCCCACACTCGGTTGGCGATGCTGGTCGAGAAAAACGGGTTGTCGCCAGCGACCAACCAATCCGCCAAGACTTCACGGCGGTCTTTTCCCTTCGTGTCCGGTGCGTCACCGCCCAGGAACTTGGGAGCGACGTTTTGATTCGTCACCGGATGCTTGGTTTCGCCGCTGAACCGGTTGTAAACGATCCGTTCACGGTAATCCTCGGCTTGCTTGCGTCCGACTTGACTGAAGAAAGCCGTGAACCCGTAGTAGTCGTCCATCGTCCAACGGTCGAATGGATGGTTGTGACACTGGGCACACTGAGTGCGAATCCCCATGAAGACCTGAGCCACGTTTTCGGCTGTCTTCAGTGTGTCGCGTTCGATCTCGTAAAAGTTCGTCGCAGGTTCCCCAAACGTCCCACCGGTGCTGGTGAGCAGATCATGAACCATCTCGTTGACTGGCACATTGCGAGCAAATTGATCCGTCAACCAGCTGGCATACAGCATGGCTGATTTCTTGCTGACTTGGTTGGTGCTCTTGATCATCAGCAACTGAGCAAATTTCATCGCCCAAATTTCGCTGAACTCTTTTCGCTCCAACAAGCGATCAATCAACGCCTCCCGTTTGTCCGGAGCCACATCGTTGACAAACAAGTTCAACTCTTCTTCCGTGGGCAACAATCCGGTGATATCGATCGTTGCACGTCGAATGAATTCCGCGTCCGTGCATTGACCACTCGGCACCAAACGCAATTGCTGCAACTTTTTGTCGACCAACTCATCCACGTAGCTGCTTGGCTGAGGTTCCGGCACGGTGTATTGCAAATCCGTTGGCAGAGTCAGGATCTGCGACCCAACGGTGTGCGTGTCGAAACGAGCCATCACAAAGGCTTCGCCCCTGGCACCTGCGGTCGCCAAACCATTCTGGTCCATCGCAGCAACCGAGGCGTCGTTGGTTGAAAAAGTTGCCAAACGACTCAAATCACGAGTGTTTCCATCGGCGTAAGTGGCAACCGCGACGAAACGCTGAGTCGCCCCCGTTCCTTCCAAAACCGCTTGCGGAGGATAAATCGAAACGGAGGTGACCGCGGGTGGCAACGCATCGGCGGGATCACTGGGTGCGCCAGCTTCCAACCAACGGTGAAGGGTCTCGTAATAGTCCGAGTCAACGTCGAACAACTTCCCGCCGGTGTGCGGGACTGAGCCGACGGACTTCTTCAACAGAAGACTTTCCGACGGCACTGCCAAGTTGATTCGGCGGACGCCAATTTCACGAGTGATTCGTTGGTAGTCACCGTTGGGATCAAAACCAAACAGACTGAGATTGAAACCGTCTTTCCCACGGGCAGCTCCGTGGCACGAGCCGGTGTTGCAACCTGAACGCGTCAATGTCGGCATCACGTCCTTGATGAAACTCACGGGTGACCGGGTGGCCGCCTGAGCAACCTTGACCTTGATGTCAACGCTGGTGCCGCTGAACCGTCCACTCAAGGTGGTTTCGCCATCGGCGAGCGGACGCAGCAGATGCCCGTCGATCTTCGCGAGTTTGTCATCCCCCAACGTCCAACGGACTTTGTCGGTGATGTCTTCCGTCACTCCATCTTCGCGACGCATGACCGCGACGAAGGACTGAAAATCACCAGCCGTGGTCAACGAGATCTCAGGCGGATAGACCGCCAGATCCACCTTGGGCAACTCACCCGGCTTTGTCTTGATCGCTTCGGGGGAAGCGGCAGAGACCGAACTGACCGAGACCACCGCGATCGCAATCGCAGCCAGCCCCAATGAGTGAACAGTCAATCGATGGAAGGACCGGTTCATTTCGACTCCTTTTGCTGGCGTAGTTGCTCCAAGCGACTGAGTGGCTTGGCGGCGGGCTTCGGTTTGGGTTTCGCTTCGGGCTTCTTTTCAGCGGGCGGATCCTGTTTGACCGGCAAAGGTTTGTCGATCCGAATTTCGCCCGTGCCGTCCGTTTGCATCATCGTTTCGCCTTCGCGAGTGATCAGTGTCTGAACGACCATTGTCTTGTGGGTGCCCGGCTTTGCATCCGGTGCAACTTTCAGCAGAAACTGAACCGACTCCGATCCAAGCTCCACCTTCTTCTGTGGTTCGTCGCAAGTGACCCCGTTCGGGATCCCGACCAAGCGAACTTCGATGTCGCCCTCAATGTCCCGGCGCTTGGTCATTCCAATCGCAAGAATCGCTTCCGCTCCTTGCTCAGCCGCAGACTTGGGAAACGCAAAGTCGAACACGGGCTCTTCGACGTCCAGCATAATCGGCGCGGTCGACATCGTTGCCGTTCCGCGATTGGTTCCGTAGCTGACCTGCATCACCATCGGCCAAGATCCGATGGCCGCACTCCCGTTGGCCGTGATTGGAATGATCACTTCACTCTGGCCCTTTTCAATCCGCTTGCTGTTGTTCACACCAATCCCAGGCGGGTTGTAAAGCGTTCGGAACGAAACCGTTCCTTCAAAGCCTTCATCACGTTTGATTCGAACCAACAAATCTTTGCTGCCACGGCGAAGAATGGGAGTCTTCGGTTGCACCACTTCCACACTGAATGGCATCGCTTCGCAAACCGCCAAAGCAGCCTTTTCGGTTTCGTAACCGAGCATCTCACGACGGTTTTGGCCCAACACAACCTTGTGGTGTTGTTGGAAATCGCCCCGAATCTCGCGATCGCCCAGTTTGCCGACTCCTCCGACTTCAAAGAACGCTCCGCCGAGTGCAGCCTCTTTCGAAGCGTGAAACACCACGGGGATCTCAACACGACCGGCTGGCATAGGGAAGGTTTGAGCGGTCACGCCTTCAGGCAATCCTTCGACGATCGCGTCAAACTGTTCATTGAATTGATTTCGCTGTGCGGTCAACACCATCGCACTGTGACCGCCGACCGGCACCGGCACTACCATCGCTTCATCACGCCGCAGCTCCTTCAGCGTCAGCCCCAGCGAGGGCTCGCGACGACTGAGCTCAATGACGTAATTGTGATTCGGGCTGCCACTGCGCAAGTGGTCGTAGACCCGTACAAAGTGATTCCCATCAACCGCCGCATCGAAGTCGACCGAGCCATCCGGGTTGGGACCAATGTCATCGCTGCCTTTGAGCGTTTTTCCGTCGGGACCAAAGACGTGAATGACACCATCAAGCGGTGAGCGAAGCGTCTTGCGAGCGTGCAGTTGAACTTGCACGCGATCGCCCTTCTTGCACTCAAACGAGAACCAATCGTAACCATCGCCCTCTTCGATCACGCCGCAAAGCAAGGCGGGAAACTGTCCCGGCGTGGCTTGCGATTGACCTTCATTGGGTTCCGTCTCGGTCACGATTGGAGCATCACTGACTCGGATCCAGTTGGGTGACGGGGAGATTCCACGATCGTCCTGGTGAGTCACGGGCCATTTCTCAACAGGCTCGCTGGGAAGCTGCACACTGGATTCTGTCACGGTGCCATCGACATCAATCAACTTCGCCTGCAGAACTTCTCCTTTGACTCCGCCCGACGGGATCACCGTCACAGGTCGTGGAAACGACCCCACGTGCAATCGATACCCACAAACGTTGGCAGCTCCTAAGAACGAACTTTCACGCACCACGATCGTGTAGTCGCCCGCTTCTTCGGGCGTGAACGAGCACAGACTGTCTTGCTGAAGCAGCGAGGAATCATCGCTGACAGCAACTTCAAAACGATCCGAATTCAAAATCGCGATCGCGGGATCGAAGATGTTGCGGTTGTTGAGCTGTTGGACCAATCGAATGCCCTCGATTTCAACGGTCAGCTTTTGTCCCGCCTCCAAGTGAACTTTGAAACAATCCACATCCTCACGGTCGATGTTGCCTTCGATCGTGCGATCCATCTCAATCGCCTGAGTTTCCTCAAACGAATTGTTGGGCTCGACCTCGTTGACGATGGGCATCGTTCCGACGCCGATCAAACGCAAGTCAGTGATTCCTGACTTGGTGACCAAGCGGACTGGATAAAGTCCCGGAGCAAGCTTTTCATCCGCCTTCAACTTCACCGTCACCGACTTTTCATCAACCGGTTTGACTTCCAAAATTTCCAACCCCGGCAAATCCGTCAGGACCTCCGTCGCATCACCAAGAGCACTGCCGTGAAGCGTGATCGTTGACTCCTCGCCACGAACGACGCCAAGCGGTCGGATATAAGAAATCTTGGGAAAGGCCGCCGAAACGGAACTGGCCGCGAGCGATGCACTGATGACCGCAACCATGCCCAGCAACAGCCTGTTGGCCGTTGGAAAAGCAGAGTTTGAAACCAGAGAAGCCAGGGACCTTTTGGCTTGGCAAGTCAACCGGAGATGCGGTCGGTCTGCGCAAGCAGGGAGATTGTCGTGTGACATCACAACAAACCTTCGGTGGGAAAGAGGCGGGGCGGGATAGGTGGGATTGGACCGGCCGTGGCGGAAAGCCAGGCTTAGGTCAAAATCTTCTCGACGACGTTTCCGCCATCAACAATTTCAATGGGCCGATCGCCAGGTGCCATCAGCTCTTTGTCAGCCACAATGCCAAGCAAACGATACATGGTCGTTGCCAAGTCAGCGGGAGAGACGGGATCCAACTCAGGTTCTGAGGAGGTCGAATCCGATGCACCGTGAATCATTCCGCCCTGAACGCCACCACCAGCCAGCATCACGCTGAAGACCTTGGGCCAGTGATCTCGCCCGGCGTCCGCATTGATCTTTGGTGTGCGGCCAAATTCAGTGGTCACCATGACCAAGGTTTCGTCCAACAAACCACGTTCGCTGAGATCGTCCAAGAGAACCGCCAAGCCTTGATCAAACGAAGGCATTTGGCTGCGGATACCAGCGGTGATCGATGCGTGCTGATCCCACGAACCGTATGTCATGGTGACCAAACGCGATCCCGCTTCGATCAAGCGACGGCACATCAACATTCGCGAACCGGCTTGATTGCGACCGTAGCGATCACGAGTCTTGTCGTCTTCTTTCGACAGATCAAATGCCGCCTTCGCTTCCGGCGTGTCGAGCAAATCGTAGGCACGCTCGTAGAACGTGTTCATCGCCCCCACATTGTCAGCCGACGTCCCCGTTGCAAAACGCTGGTTGACCATTTCGAGAGCGCGTTTGCGACGCATGAAACGAGCTTCATCCACGCCACCCGCCAAGTTCAAATCACGAACTTGGAAATCACTCCGAGCAGGATCTGCTCCCAGAGCAAACCCGCCATAGGAACTGGGCAGGTAGCCGGTTCCCGCGTACTCGTTGGGGACGTTGGGCACGCAGATGTAGGCTGGCAAATTGTTGCGAGGCCCGTACTCGTGACTGACCACCGCACCAAAACTGGGGTAACTCAGGGCAGGGCTGGGTTTGTAACCCGTGAACATGTTGTGCGTGCCACGCTCGTGAGCCGCTTCGCCGTGCGACATCGACCGAATGACACAGTACTTGTCGGCTCGCTTGGCCAACTGCGGCATCGCGCTGCCAATGACTTCGCCCGTGTTGGTTTTGATCGTGCCCAAGTCACCACGATATTCCATCGGGCTGTAGGGCTTGGGATCAAAGGATTCCTGCTGAGCCAACCCGCCCGGCAGAAAAATGTGAATGACGCTCTTCGCTTTCGGCTTCACGAAGTCGTACTGTTTGATCTCTGCTGATGCTTCTCGCATCAACAATTGAGGCAAACTCAGTCCAAGACCGCTGGCTGCTCCCGCAACCAAAAATCCTCGGCGATCAAACATGCCGGGCTGCGTCAGTGGGTTTCCGTGACAACGCATGTCTCTGATGCTCCTCAATTGAAGCGGGAAGTGGGGCCACCGCAACAATCGCCTGCACGGCGTGCCACGGATAAAACCCAAAAGGGCGGGACCAACCTTGATCAGGGCGACCAAGTTCGGTGAAAGGTGGGATCCAACGTTTGTGGAGGTTTCTGTCGACTCTTCTTGCTTTGAGTTCGAAACTCCTCGCAACTCGAACGTTGGCGAGCTCGATTCGTACCCTCAAAACATTCGCATCGTAACAAAAACACTCCTTGTGTCAATTAATACACAGCCTCCAGGGGGGACGGGGACGACCGCACCCACCCCCTGAACAAGCAAACAGGATCACCCAACAGGGCCGTTTCCACGCACAATTTCCAGCAACTCGATGGCTGGTCGGTGATCACAGCGAATCAAAGCGGTTCGCCCATAAACCACGTCACCAACCTCGAGATCCAGGTATCCAGCCAAGCGTTCGCCCGCGGTGACCTTCCAAAGACGACACAACTGGACTTGGCGAAGCACGTTGTTCTCGATCAACACCCTGCCAAGTGGAATCTCCCCGCTGGCAATCTGATGCCACACCGAACGTGACAGTGCAGAGGGGTCCAGACGAACGATTCCATGCTGAACCACCCGTTGAGTGTCTCGCGTGACCAAGGTGATCTCGCGCGTGTAGGCCACCGTCGCGTCCAACTCGTCCGGATTGGCTGGGTCGACCGCCTGAGCCACGTGACCGTCGCGAAAACGATTGCGACGGCGATGCACCACCACCTCGACCGGCTCCCCGTGATAGTGCTCGACGGTCACCGTCATGTGGGACTGGTGATTCAGCAACGTGTCGAATGGCTCGGGAATGTCGGTCGCTAGTTCAAACTCCGCAAGCTCACCAAATTCGCTGTAGAACTCTTTCACCAACGACTTCAAATCAACTTGTTCGGCGGACTCACTCAACGTTTCGATATCCGAGGACGGTGAACCAGGAGGCATGAGCAACTTTCAAACGGAGTCCACGTGAGGTGATCTTCAGTTCGTTCGACCAAGAACACACGGGAGCGAGGTTCAATCACGGAACAAACTATCGAGCGACAACACCAATCTTCACGACCGCGGGCGAACTCGACGGCTGAGATTCCTCACCAGAGCCCGATGCCTCAGGACGTTCCAACACGGTGTCGACCAAAAAATACAGCAGTCGTCGTAGATTTTCCTTTTCGATCTCGTCGGCAACCTGCTCCGCGCGGGCCTGATGCTTGTCGATCAGCTGCAAGCTCATCTCAAACACGTTGGCCTTCTCGTACAGCTCACGTGCCGTGCTCAATCGTTCACGATCGGACAAATCGCAACCAGGTTCCGCCAGCCCGAGCAAGCGTTCTTTGTCGTCAGCATCAAGGTGCTGGAGCGCCAACGCCCACAACAATGTCGGGCGTCCACCGATCACATCCGCCCCAGCCGTCAACTTGTTCGAATCGTCCCCCGCCCAGTCATTCAGGTCGTTGATGATCTGAAATGCCACACCAAGATTGCGGCTGAACTTGCGAATCGGATCGACCAGCGCCGACGCATCCCCCGCCATCCGCACGCCGCTGTAAAGCGCCGCTTCAAACGCAGGCGAAGTCTTGAGTGCATAAATTTTGAGCGCGTCCAAGGGCGTCAGTCGGCGATCCTTGGCATCACGCCAAAGCAATTCCGCTCCTTGTCCCTCGGACAATCTCACGTGGGCCGCCGCCAATGAATCCAGTAAGTCAACGCGTGTTTCCGCGTCCACTTCGTCGCCCATCACGTTGCGGCTGAGCAAACGGTACCCCAGTCCGATCAAGTAATCGCCCACATTGATCGCGGTGGCGGTTCCAAATCGCTGGTGCACCGCGGGCTGACCGTACCGAAATGCGTCCCCGTCTTCGATGTCGTCGTGAACCAAACTGGCTTTGTGAAACGTCTCGATGCTCAAAGCCGCCCGCCGCACCGCATCCGGCACGCGGTTGAGCACGTCTTCGCCGTCCGCTCCCGTGCCATCCCCACCCTTCATCGCATCGTACGCGGCCAAGGTGATGAACGGACGCGAATGTTTTCCACCGCGGACCAAGAAATCCAGGGCAATGGATTCCGTGGCGGCAATCGGGTCGACACCCTCCAGTTGCTCCGCCGTCACTGCGGGTCGCGATCCGGTCTCGGACGGGGTCGTTTCCAACATGCGAGTGCCGGGCGAATAAGCGTTGGCTCCCTCGCCACCCAAACGGCTTTCGCGTTGCCGCGGTGCCAGTCGTTCAAACAAAGTGTCTTCGAACAGCAATCCTGCCGCTCGCATCAGGTGAACGTAGCTCTTTGTTTTCGCGGCTGCCGGTTTGTAAGGCGTGCGAATCATCTGTTCCACCCAAGGCTCATCGACCTTGGTGTTTCGGCAATCGCTGGACAGCAGGGGCACCGCCATGCAGGGAATTCCCGCCAGCAAAACCTTGTCGATGGCTTTTTCCAGCACATTCAAACAAGCCACGCCGACCACCGCGTCGACGTATCCACCGACGATGATCTTCATCACGACCGGTGAACCTTCGGCCACCAACACTCGGTAGCCCATGTCTTCGGCGACCGAGCGGAAATCGGCGATGCTGCAGGCACCACATTCTTTGCAATTCATGCCGAATTGGTCGTATTCGGCGGGACAACCCTCGGCGTGCTTCAAACAGTGAGGGAGCAAAAACAACCGACGTTCGGGAGGAACCGATGCCAAGGCATCCGCCCAAAACTCGCTGCTGATCATCACCATCACCCAACCCAGATAGCTCTCAGGCAAATCAGCCTCTTCGAGCATTCGGCGGGAGATCTGTTCCATCTCATCCTTGGTCATCGGATGAGAACGATCCAGCTTGGCCGCGACTTGCGCGCAGCGATCTCGCAGACTCTCCCGCATGGCCAAGGTTTCAGGCACCTCCTTCAAATGGCTCGTCTTGCGACGTCGCCCTGAGGAGGCTCCCGGGACAGACACATCACTCGATGCGTTTTCACTTGGCGGGACAGATGCAGGAAGGGAGGAGGATCCGGTCGACAAGCCAATCACCTAAGTAGTTCGTCGCGTTGCATAACCCGGCCCAGTGCCGCAGTCGTGAAGACCAGCGGATAAAGCCGCTCGTAGTACCAAAGTTTGGCAAAATAAAACCCGATCGGCCAAGCCACCTGGTGACGCTCGTGCTGCACGGCGTCGATCAGCCAGCGGGTGCCCGAAAGTATAGCCGCTCTCAGCGAGGAACGCATCGACGGATCCCAAAGGCTTCCACTGAGAATGTCGTTTGGCCCTGCCTGCCCGCCCTCGTCGCCCGGAATCCGGGCCCACCAACTCACCAGAGCCTCCACCGCCAGCGCCGTTTCTTCCACCGTGCTGATGGAACCCTCGGGCAAAGCAAAAGTTTCGCGAACCGAAGGGCCGCCTCCCCACCCCCCATCTCCATTCTGATTCTCGATCAAATACCCCAGCCCGCGAAGTATCGCGTCGTGCCCCAACTCTGGACTGGCGTCCACCAACACTCGCGACGTCCCGTAAACCGGATTGTCCTCCTCCGCCCGGTCCTGATTCCCAAACCACAGCGGCAACCACGATCCATCGGACTGCTGGTTTTTCCGTAAGAATTTGAGCCCACGCCGAATCGCCGGCTCCCGTTTCGCCGAATCGCGTTGGGGCAAACAAGCGATCGCTCGCAACGCATGGGCCGTCAAATCATTGCTGCTCCGGTCGAACGGCAACTTGCCCCAACCGCGGCAAAACGTCGGCCAGCCCCCATCGCGGTTCTGCAATCCCAACAACCAATCGACTCCGCGATCACATGCCTGCGACGCCGGCCACGGTTGTGAATCATCGCCCCCCAGCAAGCTCGGTTTGGTGGTCGCCTGCATTCGCAACGAGATGATTGCACCGGGAGTGTCGTCGGCGTCCGGCACCGAACCTGTCAGATCGGTCCACCCCCAGCCACCCGGGGCAGCTCCCGTGAACGGATGCCGCTCCTGATACTGACAACCTCGCTGCCACTGAACCAATGCCTCCGTCGACCAAGACCGATCGTCCTCCGGATCCATTGCCAGCGCCGTCGTTGCCAGTGACGTCACCCAGTTCGCGAGGTTCGTGTCGATCGGCCAACTCCCATCGGGCAACATCGACTCTCGCAAAAAACGCAGCCCATTTTGAGTCACTTCATGCGACGCACGTCCACTCGCCGAAAGCGACATCACCACAAACGCAGTCAGCGGCGTGGCTTCGAGGTAACCGCCGCTGGAGGGCTGCATCGATTGCAGCACCTTCATCGATGGCTCGATCGCGGCTCGCCGAACCAGCGACCAAGGCGGCAGACAACCGCCGCCTTCGAGGAACTTGACCTGCCCAATCGCAACCAGCGCCGGGATGGCGTAGCTGACCACGGGCATCCCCACGAATCGATACAACGATTGAGGGACAACCGCCGCCTCAAATGGCAACGCGGAAACCCGTTTCCAAGGCACCAACCCCGCAATGGCCATGTTGGTCAGAATCGGCACGACAAACGTCTTGTCTTTGCCATAGCGTTCGCGCAGCCCGTCGAGTTCGCCGGCCGCCTCAATCCAACCCTTCAATCGCGCCACCGCACCGGCGTCCGTCGCTTCACCAATGACTTGGTCCGACAACGCCCAGGCCGCCAACACCAAGTAACTGGTCGCAATGTTGCTGTGACTGCGATCGGTGTCGCCAAAGCCACCATCGTCGTTCTGCTGCGCTGCCAGCCAACTTCGTCCGCATTGAATCTGCTTCAGCAGGGCCGCCTGTTCCGCATCCGGCAACTCGCCCGAGCGAACCGCCGCACTCATCGCGCTGACCGCCGTCGCGGTCGACAATGCCGAAGCCGACAACTCGCCCAACCAATGCCCCTCCTCCGTTCGCTGCGCCAGCAACT
This region includes:
- a CDS encoding pre-peptidase C-terminal domain-containing protein; this encodes MLGMVAVISASLAASSVSAAFPKISYIRPLGVVRGEESTITLHGSALGDATEVLTDLPGLEILEVKPVDEKSVTVKLKADEKLAPGLYPVRLVTKSGITDLRLIGVGTMPIVNEVEPNNSFEETQAIEMDRTIEGNIDREDVDCFKVHLEAGQKLTVEIEGIRLVQQLNNRNIFDPAIAILNSDRFEVAVSDDSSLLQQDSLCSFTPEEAGDYTIVVRESSFLGAANVCGYRLHVGSFPRPVTVIPSGGVKGEVLQAKLIDVDGTVTESSVQLPSEPVEKWPVTHQDDRGISPSPNWIRVSDAPIVTETEPNEGQSQATPGQFPALLCGVIEEGDGYDWFSFECKKGDRVQVQLHARKTLRSPLDGVIHVFGPDGKTLKGSDDIGPNPDGSVDFDAAVDGNHFVRVYDHLRSGSPNHNYVIELSRREPSLGLTLKELRRDEAMVVPVPVGGHSAMVLTAQRNQFNEQFDAIVEGLPEGVTAQTFPMPAGRVEIPVVFHASKEAALGGAFFEVGGVGKLGDREIRGDFQQHHKVVLGQNRREMLGYETEKAALAVCEAMPFSVEVVQPKTPILRRGSKDLLVRIKRDEGFEGTVSFRTLYNPPGIGVNNSKRIEKGQSEVIIPITANGSAAIGSWPMVMQVSYGTNRGTATMSTAPIMLDVEEPVFDFAFPKSAAEQGAEAILAIGMTKRRDIEGDIEVRLVGIPNGVTCDEPQKKVELGSESVQFLLKVAPDAKPGTHKTMVVQTLITREGETMMQTDGTGEIRIDKPLPVKQDPPAEKKPEAKPKPKPAAKPLSRLEQLRQQKESK
- a CDS encoding DUF1501 domain-containing protein, yielding MRCHGNPLTQPGMFDRRGFLVAGAASGLGLSLPQLLMREASAEIKQYDFVKPKAKSVIHIFLPGGLAQQESFDPKPYSPMEYRGDLGTIKTNTGEVIGSAMPQLAKRADKYCVIRSMSHGEAAHERGTHNMFTGYKPSPALSYPSFGAVVSHEYGPRNNLPAYICVPNVPNEYAGTGYLPSSYGGFALGADPARSDFQVRDLNLAGGVDEARFMRRKRALEMVNQRFATGTSADNVGAMNTFYERAYDLLDTPEAKAAFDLSKEDDKTRDRYGRNQAGSRMLMCRRLIEAGSRLVTMTYGSWDQHASITAGIRSQMPSFDQGLAVLLDDLSERGLLDETLVMVTTEFGRTPKINADAGRDHWPKVFSVMLAGGGVQGGMIHGASDSTSSEPELDPVSPADLATTMYRLLGIVADKELMAPGDRPIEIVDGGNVVEKILT
- a CDS encoding DUF1549 domain-containing protein; protein product: MNRSFHRLTVHSLGLAAIAIAVVSVSSVSAASPEAIKTKPGELPKVDLAVYPPEISLTTAGDFQSFVAVMRREDGVTEDITDKVRWTLGDDKLAKIDGHLLRPLADGETTLSGRFSGTSVDIKVKVAQAATRSPVSFIKDVMPTLTRSGCNTGSCHGAARGKDGFNLSLFGFDPNGDYQRITREIGVRRINLAVPSESLLLKKSVGSVPHTGGKLFDVDSDYYETLHRWLEAGAPSDPADALPPAVTSVSIYPPQAVLEGTGATQRFVAVATYADGNTRDLSRLATFSTNDASVAAMDQNGLATAGARGEAFVMARFDTHTVGSQILTLPTDLQYTVPEPQPSSYVDELVDKKLQQLRLVPSGQCTDAEFIRRATIDITGLLPTEEELNLFVNDVAPDKREALIDRLLERKEFSEIWAMKFAQLLMIKSTNQVSKKSAMLYASWLTDQFARNVPVNEMVHDLLTSTGGTFGEPATNFYEIERDTLKTAENVAQVFMGIRTQCAQCHNHPFDRWTMDDYYGFTAFFSQVGRKQAEDYRERIVYNRFSGETKHPVTNQNVAPKFLGGDAPDTKGKDRREVLADWLVAGDNPFFSTSIANRVWAHFMGSGLVDPVDDIRVSNPPSNPELFDEMGEKLVEYNYDFRKLVRDICTSRAYGRSAKTNESNGHDSRNYAHATIRRVPAESLLDCICQVTESPEKFSGLPLGSRAVQISDGATSNYFLTTFGRSARATVCDCEATTDPSLSQALHLLNGSSVHNKIVGGGLIKRWMNDEKLEPIAVLDRIYRRALSRDPSPEERESVKTLLAEEGAKPQAVMEDVFWAVLNGREFVFNH
- a CDS encoding prenyltransferase/squalene oxidase repeat-containing protein translates to MSVAENTVDELVCRRELRSTLDRLRGELLAQRTEEGHWLGELSASALSTATAVSAMSAAVRSGELPDAEQAALLKQIQCGRSWLAAQQNDDGGFGDTDRSHSNIATSYLVLAAWALSDQVIGEATDAGAVARLKGWIEAAGELDGLRERYGKDKTFVVPILTNMAIAGLVPWKRVSALPFEAAVVPQSLYRFVGMPVVSYAIPALVAIGQVKFLEGGGCLPPWSLVRRAAIEPSMKVLQSMQPSSGGYLEATPLTAFVVMSLSASGRASHEVTQNGLRFLRESMLPDGSWPIDTNLANWVTSLATTALAMDPEDDRSWSTEALVQWQRGCQYQERHPFTGAAPGGWGWTDLTGSVPDADDTPGAIISLRMQATTKPSLLGGDDSQPWPASQACDRGVDWLLGLQNRDGGWPTFCRGWGKLPFDRSSNDLTAHALRAIACLPQRDSAKREPAIRRGLKFLRKNQQSDGSWLPLWFGNQDRAEEDNPVYGTSRVLVDASPELGHDAILRGLGYLIENQNGDGGWGGGPSVRETFALPEGSISTVEETALAVEALVSWWARIPGDEGGQAGPNDILSGSLWDPSMRSSLRAAILSGTRWLIDAVQHERHQVAWPIGFYFAKLWYYERLYPLVFTTAALGRVMQRDELLR
- a CDS encoding polyprenyl synthetase family protein codes for the protein MIGLSTGSSSLPASVPPSENASSDVSVPGASSGRRRKTSHLKEVPETLAMRESLRDRCAQVAAKLDRSHPMTKDEMEQISRRMLEEADLPESYLGWVMVMISSEFWADALASVPPERRLFLLPHCLKHAEGCPAEYDQFGMNCKECGACSIADFRSVAEDMGYRVLVAEGSPVVMKIIVGGYVDAVVGVACLNVLEKAIDKVLLAGIPCMAVPLLSSDCRNTKVDEPWVEQMIRTPYKPAAAKTKSYVHLMRAAGLLFEDTLFERLAPRQRESRLGGEGANAYSPGTRMLETTPSETGSRPAVTAEQLEGVDPIAATESIALDFLVRGGKHSRPFITLAAYDAMKGGDGTGADGEDVLNRVPDAVRRAALSIETFHKASLVHDDIEDGDAFRYGQPAVHQRFGTATAINVGDYLIGLGYRLLSRNVMGDEVDAETRVDLLDSLAAAHVRLSEGQGAELLWRDAKDRRLTPLDALKIYALKTSPAFEAALYSGVRMAGDASALVDPIRKFSRNLGVAFQIINDLNDWAGDDSNKLTAGADVIGGRPTLLWALALQHLDADDKERLLGLAEPGCDLSDRERLSTARELYEKANVFEMSLQLIDKHQARAEQVADEIEKENLRRLLYFLVDTVLERPEASGSGEESQPSSSPAVVKIGVVAR